A window of Streptomyces sp. NBC_01224 genomic DNA:
GACGGCACCCACGATTCCCACGATCGATCTGGAGCCCGCGGCCCGGCAGATCGCCGGCCTGCTCGACGGTATCGACGCACAGCAGCTGGCCGGCCCGACGCCCTGTCCCGACTACACGGTACGGGAGCTGCTCGCCCACGTGATCGGGCTGACCACGGCCTTCCGCGACGCGGCACGCAAGGACTTCGGACCGACGGCCGACACCGCCCCCGACGCCACACTCCCGGTCCTCCGTGACGGCTGGCGCGAAGCGCTGCCGCCACTGCTGGACGAGCTGGTGACGGCATGGCGCGATCCTGCCGCCCGGCAGGGGATGACCAGGGCCGGCGGCGTGGATCTGCCGGGCGAGGTGGCCGCGGTGATCGCGCTGGACGAGCTGGTCATCCACGGCTGGGACCTGGCCCGGTCGACCGGCCAGAAGTACGAGGCGGACGAGGCGAGCCTTCTCGTCTCGCTGGCCATGCTGACTCCCAGCGACACCGTCCCCCGGTCCGAGCACGTCTTCGGTCCGCCGGTTCCGGTCCCGGACGACGCACCCCTGGTCGACCGGGCCGTCGCCATGAGCGGCCGCCGCCCGGACTGGCAGCCGGGCGACTGAGCGGCGGGCAGCCGAGGCCGGTGGGCCGGGGCGAAACGGGACGGCCCGAGGCGCTGGGCCGGGACGGCCGGTGGCCGGACCCGGCCCGGGTCAGCTCAGCATGCGCGCCGGACCCGGCCCGGGTCAGCTCAGCATGCGCGCCGCCTCACGTGCCTGCTCACGCAGTCGTTCGTCGGCCGGGGCCATCCCCGATTCCAGGCCCGAGGCCGTCACCCTGAGGTCGCGCTCGGCAAGAGCCGTCAGGCGGCGGCGGTGGTCTTCGGTGAGCGCGGTGCGGCCGAGGACGACGAGCGCCTCCAGCGCGGTCACGGCGTCGGCGTCCTCCTCGGCGGAATCCAGGACCAGACCCGCCAGACGGGGGCCGTCGAGGGATTCGGGTGCGATCGCGTGCAGCGCGAGCACGGCGGCCGGAGTCTGCAGCCGGTCCGTCAGCAAGCCCTCCAGCGCGGGAACCAGCGGCCGGGCCGCGGCGCCCATGCGGGCCGCTGCCCGTGCGGCACGGCTGAACGTCCAGCGCATCCACATCGGCCCGTCCTCGGCGAGCACACCGGCCAGGACCGGCACCGCCAATTCCGCGTCACCGGTGATGCGCCACAGGGCTGCGGCGATCTCGACGTCGCTGTCGAGCTGCGGAATGTTGCGGTCCTCCTCGGGCGCGCTGAGCGCGGACCGCAGGGCGGGCACCAGCCCGGCCGCCTCAGGGCCCAACTCGGCGGCAAGTCCCGCAGCCTCGCGCACGTCATGGCCGCCCCGGGCCAACTGGGCGGCAACCGCCGCCAGCAATGGGCCGGTCTCCCCGGTCAGTCGGCGCAGAGCCTTTGCCGCGGCGACCCGGCCGCCCTCCGGTCCGGAGCGGGCCGCGGTGGTCAGGATTTCCGCCGTCGCCGCGCGGTGTTCCGGTGGGCAGACCGCGGCCAGCGCCTGCGGCACCACCTTCGGGAATCTCGGCAGCGCGGACCGCAGTTCGGGCAGGGCGGCGGACGCCCGGCTCCCCCAGGCACCGAGCAGGGCCGTGAACCGGATGGGCTCGTTGCCGTCCAGGTCGTATGCGCCCAGCCGGGTCCGTATGGCGTCCAGCAGTGCGGGGTCGTACGGGAACGAGGTGTCGGCCGTCCCTCCGATCAGGAAGCCGCAGGCCGCACCGAGCGCACGCGGGCGCTGCCCCAGCTCACGGGCCAGGAGGGGCGCGGCCCGGTCCGGGGCCACGGCGACGAGCGCTTCCAAGGCCCGGTCCGCAGGATCGCCCTCTCCCTCGGCCAGCCTGGCCAGCACCGGAGCAGCCGCCACGGCATGTGTGCCCAGCTTGTTGAGGAGCGAGTACGCCGCGGGTACGGAGGCCGGGTCGGCGACCGACGCCACCACGGAAGCGACCAGCCGTTCCGGGGCGCTGCGCGAGAGCCGGCAGGCCGTCTCGGCCGCCCAGAGCGCCTCCGCACGCGCTTCGGGCACCGCACTGCGCAGTGCGGCGTCGAGCAGGCTGTACACCGCTTCGCGATCCGCGTCGGTGTCGCGGAGCAGCAGCGCTTCGACGACATACTGCAGCGGTTCGTTCCGCTCCAGGTCGAGGCGGCCCTCGACGAGCTCGTCCGCGGGAAGGAGGGACAGCATCGCCTCGTGGTGCGCGGAGGTCCACGGCAGTCCGGCGTCCACACAGGCCAGCAGTGCCGCGATCCTCACCTCGCCGGGCTCGTCCGTGCCCATGGCTTCGGTTGCCGCGGCAGCCGTCCCCGCCGGATCAAGATGCGCCATGGCCCCGAGGAGTTCGGCGCGTACGAGGGGATCCCTCTCCTGCCTCCGGCGCCGCCGGAGCACCGGCAGCACCCGATCAGCGGCCCCCGTCATCGCGGCGGCCCACACCGCGGCCCGCCGCAGCCCGGACCCCTCGGCGTCGACCGACGTGAGAATCAGGGGCAGTTGACCGACGACGGCCGACCGGCACGCGGCTTCGTCCGTGTCGCCGTGGTCCGCGCCGCCCTCCGCTATCCCGCCGAGCAGCACCAGCAGGTCCTCCGTGCGGTACCCGGCCCCGGCGAGCTGTGCCATGTACGGCACGGCGCGGGCCGTGGCCTCGTAGACCGAGCCCTGGTGCAGGATGCTGCCGTACAGCTCCGAGATCGCCTCGGACGCCGCATGCTCGTCGTCGCCGGCCAGTGCCCGCAGGCAGTCGGGCACGTCGGCGGCACTCCCGTAGGCATGCTGCAGTTCGGCCCACGGCTGGGCGTCGACATCGGCGAAGAACGGTGCGAGTTCCATGGAGCGGATCATGGCACCCAGCACTGACACCCCGGCGGCGGGTGGAGCCGGAGGGCAGCACACGGCTGCCGGCCGGGCCGTGGGCCGGCAGCCGCTCGCCGTTCAGCTGGTGAAGAACTCCGTGATCTGCTGGGCGACCTGGTCGGGGTGGACCTCATGCACCCGGTGACCGCCCCCGATCGTGATCAGCCGGCAGTCCGGGATCAGCGAGGCCATGTCCTGCAGGCGCCCCTGGGGCATGGTGGACTCCGGGCCGCCGGCGATCATCAACGTCGGCGCGACGATCTCGCCGAGGCCGGCCGCCCACTCGGGGTCGGGGTCGGCCCCCTCGGCCCGGATGGGAGCGACGACAGCCCAGTCGTAGTCCACCGGCCCCTCCGGTTCGGCGGCCGGCTTCAGCTCGCTCGGGAACGGCGGCGGGGTCTCCACCAGCACCAGCCGCTCCACCCGGTCCGCGTGCTCCTGGGCGAGCAGATGGGCGACGACACCACCCATCGAGTGGCCGACCAGGCCCACCCGGTCGAGCTCGCACTCGTCGAGGAAGCCGAGGACGTCGTCCCGCATCAGCTCGACGGAGTACTCGTCCGGCCAGTCGCTCTCGCCATGACCGCGCAGGTCGATGGCGTACACCCGCCACTGTTCGCCGAGCAGACTCCCGGCCGCCTCCCAGCTCGCGGCGGAGCCGCCGAGGCCGTGCAGCAGGACCACGGGCGAGCCGAAGGGGTCGCCCCAGGTCCGATACGCCAGCCGTACATCGCCGACATCCACAACAGACTGATCTTCCATACCCATGACGCTACAGCCGAATGAGCGAAGACCTTTCACCCACGGCTCCCCGCGGCCTGGCAGGGTTGAGGGGTGAACGTCGTTCCCCGCCCGCTGCTCATCGCCGTCGCCACTGCCGTCATGGCCGTCTCCGTGCTCTCCGGCTGCTCGTCCGCCGGGTCCGCCGAGGGCGGACCGGAAGCCGGGCTCGGCGATCCGGCGAAGAAGGAGATCGCCATGCAGTTGGTCTCCAGCGCGGAGAACTCCTCACTCGACTGGAAGGCGCAGTACAAGTACATCGAGGACATCGACGACGGCCGCGGCTACACCGCGGGCATCATCGGCTTCTGTTCCGGCACCGGCGACATGCTGAAGGTCGTCGAGCGGTACGCGGCGGCGCGTCCCGGCAATCCGCTGGCACGGTTCCTCCCCGCCCTGCGCTCCGTACAGGGCAGCGATGCGCACGACGGGCTCGGCGGCCCGTTCACCGAGGCCTGGGCCGAGGCGGCCGCCGACCCCGCCTTCCGGTCGGCGCAGGACGCCGAGCGCGACCGGTCGTACTTCGACCCGGCGGTCGCCCGGGCCGAGGCGGACGGACTCGGCGCCCTGGGACAGTTCATCTACTACGACGCCTATGTGATGCACGGATACGGCGACACGGACGGCACGGTCGGCTTCCGTACGATCCGCCACGAGGCGATCGCCGCGGCCGCGCCACCGGCGCGCGGCGGGGACGAGGCGGCTTATCTGAACGCCTTCCTCGACGCCCGTGTCGCAGCGATCCGTAAGGAGCCCTCGCACTCCGACACCAGCCGGATCGAGACGGCTCAGCGGGTGTTCGTGAGGGAGGGCAGGTTCGGGTTGGAGACACCGCTGCGGTGGCGGGTGTACGGCGACGGTTACCGGATCGACGCCCGTTAAACCCGTGATCGACGGGCGCGGGAAGCGTCCGCCCCGCTGACTGCGTACGCCGGTGCACATGCCATTTGACCTGCGCTTTCACTCCTCCACGCAGGGTGATCCGGACCCGTGACCCGACGGTCTGCGGCTCCGTTGAGGCTGACGAACGGCACACGCGGATGTGGGCCGGAATACGGAGGAGAGTTCCGCATGATGAAGAAGATGATGCTGGCCGCGACGGTCCTGGCCGCCGGTCTGGGGCTGGCCCTCGGCCCTGTCGCCCAGGCCGTGCAGAGCCCGGCCGCCGCGCAGACGGCGAAGGCGCCGGCCGCGGTCTGCACCGTCAACGACAACGGGGTGAACTTCCGCGGCGGACCGGGATCCGAGTACCCGGTCCTGGGTCAGGTGAACCGGGGCCAGAACCTCAACTACCGCGGCCGGCAGGGCAACTGGATCATGGGTGACCTGTGGGGCGGCCCCACGGGCGTCTGGATCCACGCGGCCTACCTCGACTGCTGAGGACGGCGCACGTGTGACGTCGGTTCCCAAGACCTGG
This region includes:
- a CDS encoding TIGR03086 family metal-binding protein, whose protein sequence is MDTHLETAPTIPTIDLEPAARQIAGLLDGIDAQQLAGPTPCPDYTVRELLAHVIGLTTAFRDAARKDFGPTADTAPDATLPVLRDGWREALPPLLDELVTAWRDPAARQGMTRAGGVDLPGEVAAVIALDELVIHGWDLARSTGQKYEADEASLLVSLAMLTPSDTVPRSEHVFGPPVPVPDDAPLVDRAVAMSGRRPDWQPGD
- a CDS encoding chitosanase, which produces MAVSVLSGCSSAGSAEGGPEAGLGDPAKKEIAMQLVSSAENSSLDWKAQYKYIEDIDDGRGYTAGIIGFCSGTGDMLKVVERYAAARPGNPLARFLPALRSVQGSDAHDGLGGPFTEAWAEAAADPAFRSAQDAERDRSYFDPAVARAEADGLGALGQFIYYDAYVMHGYGDTDGTVGFRTIRHEAIAAAAPPARGGDEAAYLNAFLDARVAAIRKEPSHSDTSRIETAQRVFVREGRFGLETPLRWRVYGDGYRIDAR
- a CDS encoding alpha/beta fold hydrolase, yielding MEDQSVVDVGDVRLAYRTWGDPFGSPVVLLHGLGGSAASWEAAGSLLGEQWRVYAIDLRGHGESDWPDEYSVELMRDDVLGFLDECELDRVGLVGHSMGGVVAHLLAQEHADRVERLVLVETPPPFPSELKPAAEPEGPVDYDWAVVAPIRAEGADPDPEWAAGLGEIVAPTLMIAGGPESTMPQGRLQDMASLIPDCRLITIGGGHRVHEVHPDQVAQQITEFFTS
- a CDS encoding SH3 domain-containing protein, whose translation is MMKKMMLAATVLAAGLGLALGPVAQAVQSPAAAQTAKAPAAVCTVNDNGVNFRGGPGSEYPVLGQVNRGQNLNYRGRQGNWIMGDLWGGPTGVWIHAAYLDC